A DNA window from Salvelinus fontinalis isolate EN_2023a chromosome 28, ASM2944872v1, whole genome shotgun sequence contains the following coding sequences:
- the LOC129826533 gene encoding AP-3 complex subunit mu-2-like produces the protein MIHSLFLVNSSGDIFLEKHWKSVVSRSVCDYFFEAQERASEPENVPPVIPTPHHYLISVLRHRIYFVAVIQSEVPPLFVIEFLHRVVDTFQDYFGVCTEAAIKDNVVVVYELLEEMLDNGFPLATESNILKELIKPPTILRTVVNTITGSTNVGEQLPTGQLSVVPWRRTGVKYTNNEAYFDVVEEIDAIIDKSGSTITAEIQGVIDACVKLTGMPDLTLSFMNPRLLDDVSFHPCVRFKRWEAERILSFIPPDGNFRLLSYHVSCQNLVAIPVYVKHNITFREGSSQGRFELTLGPKQTMGKGLEAVIISSQLPRGVLNTNLNPSQGTYNFDPVTKLLSWDVGKINPQKLPSLKGSMSLQAGASKPDENPTINIQFKIQQSALSGLKVNRLDMYGEKYKPFKGIKYMTKAGKFQVRT, from the exons ATGATCCACAGCCTGTTCCTCGTGAATTCCTCGGGGGACATTTTCCTGGAGAAACACTGGAAGAGCGTTGTGAGCCGCTCCGTGTGCGACTACTTCTTCGAGGCGCAAGAGCGCGCCAGTGAGCCGGAGAATGTGCCCCCAGTCATTCCGACCCCCCACCACTACCTCATCAGCGTCCTCAGGCACCGCATCTACTTTGTGGCGGTCATCCAGAGCGAGGTGCCGCCGCTCTTTGTCATCGAGTTCCTACACAGGGTAGTTGATACATTCCAG GACTATTTTGGGGTGTGCACAGAGGCAGCGATCAAGGACAATGTGGTGGTAGTATATGAGCTGCTAGAAGAGATGCTGGACAATGGCTTCCCCCTGGCCACAGAGTCCAACATCCTCAAAGAGCTCATCAAGCCACCCACCATCCTGCGCACAGTGGTTAACACCATCACAG GCAGCACCAATGTAGGGGAGCAGCTCCCTACTGGACAGTTGTCTGTAGTGCCATGGCGACGCACTGGAGTCAAGTACACCAACAACGAGGCCTATTTTGATGTAGTGGAGGAGATTGATGCCATCATTGATAAATCAG GCTCCACTATTACAGCAGAGATCCAGGGGGTGATTGATGCCTGTGTGAAACTGACAGGCATGCCTGACCTCACTCTCTCGTTCATG AACCCTCGTCTGCTAGATGATGTGAGCTTTCACCCGTGTGTGAGGTTCAAGCGCTGGGAAGCAGAGAGgatcctctccttcatccccccAGACGGAAACTTCCGGCTGCTCTCCTATCACGTCAGCTGCCAGAA TCTGGTGGCCATCCCAGTGTACGTCAAGCACAACATCACGTTTAGGGAGGGTAGTTCTCAGGGCCGCTTTGAGCTGACCCTGGGCCCCAAGCAGACCATGGGGAAGGGGTTAGAGGCTGTTATAATCAGCAGCCAGCTACCCAGAGGAGTCCTCAACACCAACCTCAACCCCTCCCAGGGGACATACAACTTCGACCCTGTCACTAAG CTCTTGTCATGGGACGTGGGTAAAATCAACCCTCAGAAGCTGCCTAGTCTAAAGGGCTCTATGAGCCTTCAGGCAGGGGCCTCCAAGCCAGACGAGAACCCCACCATCAACATCCAGTTCAAGATCCAACAGTCGGCTCTTTCAG GACTGAAGGTGAATCGGTTGGATATGTACGGGGAGAAATACAAACCATTCAAAGGCATCAAGTACATGACCAAGGCCGGCAAATTCCAGGTGCGGACATAG